The sequence ACCATTACAAACTAGCATCCTAGCAGACGAGTGTAATTGAAGCAATTGAATTCAATCAGTTCGGACATTGTTTAATTGTTTTACCAGATTATCCATAGCAATCAGCTGTCCTCCTGGGAAAATACCTTTCAGTTTTATTATACCAGCCTTTGCCCATTGTGGGAATTATTTATACTTGTCAGTAAAGTAAAACTGTGGGTGGTCTAGAATAGGAATGAGTGGCAAAAATGGAGGCCAATTATGTATGGTTGTGTTTGCTTACCATTCATCTTTTGCTATGTgctcctttcttctcctttcctttttttgccctCCTCAATGGGAAGATTTAGATTGTAAATGCCCTGGTCCAATACTttggcttttttttgttttttgttgcttaTAATATTCTGTAAAGTGCCATGTAAATTGATAGGATGTGCAAGCAGTACAACTAAACGTGTTGAGAAGGGGTGGGGCAGTGAAGACTGACTCGTTCTAGCTCTGAAATTCTAATCCTTTATCCTGGAGCAGGATCAAGCACTTACCGGTATGCCTGAACACATTTATAAAAAGGTCCTTTTCAGTTCAGTTGTTTGCAATCACTTTGAACAACTCCCTTTTAAtcttccatacagtggtacctcgggttacatacgcttcaggttacagactccactaacccagaaatagtgcttcaggttaagaactttgcttcaggatgagaacagaaatcgtgctccggcggtgtggtggcagcaggaggctccattagctaaagtggtgcttcaggttaagaacagtttcaggttaagtacggacctccggaacgaattaagtacttaacctgaggtaccactgtacatggaaaactTACGTTTTGTTTCATAGCACTACCCTTTATCAGTTGAAGGCTGAATGTTACGTACTTGCTTACAAAATATGGTTTGTTTCATTCATATTATCACTAAAGCAAATGAAAAAGGAGAACACTTAGCCCATCGTGTGCTAGAATGCATCTCTAAAGAGGTGCACATTGTTCTTAACAGACTGGACCTCTGCATCCCCTCCCAAAAACCTGTTTCTTAGACAGACACAGAAACACCTCTTTTTAGTAGGGAATGAACCTACTGTGTTTAGAACATCACTGTGTTTAGAAATGTTTGGGCAATATAATTTAAAGCCCTAtactgcctaggaccctcgtacctacgggaccgcctctcctggtatgtcccacagaggaacttacggtcttcaaacaaaaacattctgAAGGTCCccagccacagagaggttaggctggcctcaaccagagccagggctttttcggctgtggctccaatctggtggaacgctctgtcacaagagactagggccctgcggcacttgacatctttctgcagggcctgcaagacagagctgttccatcaggcctttggtcagggcacagcctgactccctcctttggcaatctttagcctaatggtttagaactttagcctaatggttgccatcaatttgagttgaattaattttataatgaaatgattttagaatgttgtactatcttattgttgtaagccgccctgagcccggcttcagctggggagggcgggatataaataaaaataattataattataattataattataattataattattattattattattattattattattatcagaaccAATTAATTTCCACTGCACATTTCTACCAGTATCAAAAACTGTTCCATCAAATCACTTTTGTAGCATTAAATGCCCCTTGCTATATAAATatctgttgtcgtttagtcgtgtccaactcttcgtgaccccatggaccagagcacaccaggcactcctgtcttccactgcctcccgcagtttggtcaaactcatgctggtagcttcaagaacactgtccgaccatctcgtcctctgtcgtccccttctccttgcgccctccatctttcccaacatcagggtcttttccagggagtcttctcttctcatgaggtggccagagtactggagcctcagcttcaggatctgtccttccagggagcacccagggctgatttccttactcAGAAGGAATCCCCACTGATTTCTGTAGGGCTTATTCGCAGATAGGTCTTGAAAGACTTCAGAGACCAAGAATTGAATTATCTGGTAAATTGCTGAATTTGGGTTGAGCAAATACTGTCAAGTTTTTCTGGGCAGTCTCTCATTCATCATGTGGATTCTATAATGTCCACAAGTAACTTGTTCTGTCTAGTTGCTTTTAAATTTAGTGTTAGTTTCTCTTTCATATAAATGATCAGTCACAGACACACTGCTTCTGCTGCAGCCTTTTAAAGTGGATTCTGATTCCCTTGAACAAAATATTCCTACTGACACCGGTTACTCTTAAATCCTGTGCCCCAATCTAGTTAAAATTGCTCATTTAAGCGCTACTTAATGCCCTCAGAACAACCGACTGCCTATAATCCCTGTTGCTTTCACTGGACTGAGGCTGCCATTCTAATGCATAGGTATGGGTGGGAAAGgaatttcagtttgcattttaatgtaaagCTGCTTAGCCTGTACTTCCTgaaccaatatgcaaaccaaagcacagctattCTTGCCAAACAAAAGATGCTAAAAAAATGCTTATTAGGGAAAATGCACACAGACAAGTGTGTTAGTGTGAATaacatattaaaaatgcattgcattgcgGAAATTGCTTTCAAAGTATTAGGAGAAACATGTACAAAAGTGTGTACTAATTTTCACCTGGGTATGTTTTTGCAaggtagggacacaggtggcgctgtgggttaaaccacagagcctaggacttgctgatcagaaggtcagcggttcgaatccccgcaacgaggtgagctcccgttgctcggtccctgttcctgtccacctagcagttcgaaagcacatcaaagtacaagtagataaataggtaccgctctggcgggaaggtaaacggcatttccatgcactgctctggttctccagaagcggcttagtcatgctggccacatgacttggaagctgtttgccggctccctcggccaataaagcgagatgagcgctgcaaccccagagtcagccacgactggacctaatggtcaggggtccctttacctttactatgttttTGAAACAGATGCAGAAATGGCATCAGCTTAAATACTGGGAAAGTGAGAAACAGATATTCATCCATGCCTACGAGAGGGTAAGAGTATTTaaaccaggggtgcccaaacttttttcaaagagggccagatttgatgaagtgaacatgtgtgagggcatGTTCCTAAAATTGTTTTAGggttgaagtttctgagctatttttacgattttaccccaaagttgttgaacttcttttaggattttaccccaagagatagactgccacaggggctggattaaactgatCGGCGGGCCGGATTAGACCCCCGAAATGATCTTTGGGACATGCCTGATttaaacacagtgggacttacttctgagtaaacaggcataggattgGAGCTACACATTGCAATGTTgtgcatgttgactcagaagtcagtcctgcTGTGTCCAATGAAGTGTGCACCCGAGTAATTGGGATTGCAGCTTAATTTTTTGAAGGTGAGAGAGTGCAATTGTTTCTTAAAATTGTGGCCTCCAAAATTGGATACACCAGGAGAGGCTGAGAAGTCGTCTCCCCATTTCTTTGATACATTGCTTTTTATCAGTGTGAAATCATGGTCTAGGTGTGCATTTTCTAGCGCAAACTGATTCCTTCACAATTCTCAACCTCTGTAATAAAGAGGACACCACTTAGCACTAAGGTTGTGCAGCCATGAAGCAAGTGTTCTTAGACATGGATGTGGCACTTCAAATAAAATCCAATGAAAGATCAACCATGGCTGTGATACTATGTACTTAGAAGCAAGGCCCATTGCATAGAAGGCCCAGATCTAGCCAAGAGGCCAGGAGTTACCTATCCCTTCTTTAGGTACAGCACACTCGTTTTACAACAGTGtgaccttaaaaggtaaagggaaccctgactattaggtccagtcgtgtctgactctggggttgcggcactcatctcgctttattggccgagggagccagcgtgcagcttctgggtcatgtggccagcatgactaagccgcttctggtgaaccagagcagcgcacggaaacgccatttaccttcccgccggagcagtacctatttatctacttgcacatgatgtgctttcaaactgctaggttggccggagcagggaccaagaaacaggagctcacccagtcacggggattcgaaccgccaaccttctgatcagcaagccctaggctctgtggtttaacccacagtgccacccgcatcccaagtgtGACTTTGCTCATCCTTAATTTGCTATCTTGCACAAGCCCTCCATTTTTCTCTTCTTCCCAGGCATTTTTTTAGCCTCCAGATTTAATTCTTAGCTATGTTTGACCACCGAGCTCTCACTTCACAAAATGCAAAGTCTCCttgtaacattttcttttattcaagataaaaacaaaagcatggTGATATTACAGACAGTACTACAGAAAACAAATCCATTGTGATTGTAAAGTGCATTTTTTCAGTTGtgtacaaaatatttaaaaacatgcaAGGCACTGAAGCATAAAACCGAGGATGACAATTCCTCAGTTACATTCATATTGGCAATTGGAACCAGGAAgatgactttaaaaacaaaatggcgGGGGAAGAGTTGAAATGAAAGGGGTTGTTTGGGAGAACCATTCCTAGTTTCCATTTCACAGTCTTGTCTCCAGTTGCTTGCCTGGCAAGTTGCTTACAGACACCTTTAGCAGAGTCAGTAAAGTCCCCACCCATCTAGCTACACACATATATTATTTACAAGAATGTACTGTCCTGAAGTAGCTCCAAAGGAAGTAATTTAAGCCCTTGGGAGTTCAGCTTTATGGAAGAAATTGGATCCTAACTTTTCCAACAGTCTGATGGATTTATGTAGTGATCTTACTGGAGCTCCTCAGTTCCAATACTTCTTCCCCATTTACTTCAGTCCTTGGTCCAGTTCCTACACATGGTCCCAGTATGTAGGTTTTACATGTAGTGGATCAAACAAGCAGGTATTTAATCTGTGAGCTTAGCCCATGACTAGAGACCTGTAAGATTAAGCCTCACTCTTATACCCCAGCCTCATATAAAATCCAAATACTGGGGCAATGTGCGACTCAGACCCCTGGGTAAAGTAGCCTTCAGTCAAAGACTGGTGGATCCTCAACTCAGCTTTTCCACTTAATTCAAAACTGAACATCTAGGGACAGTTCTGGGGGGAAAAACCTGTTTGTGATTTTGCTGGTTTTTCCATGGatgacatctactcagaagtaaagtgCAAAAACAGCATTATTTTCCCATGAGGAATTTAAGTATCTGGTAGAAACTGTTCCGTAAAAGATGAAACCATTTATTACAGGCTCTTGTAATCTTAACAGTTGCAATCCTAAGGTTGTATTTTAACTATATTTTGCTTATTCATTACATTTTTCATTGCTGGGAAATAAATCCTTTCCTTCTATCACTCTGTTAAAGCTATCGCAACCATAGCAGTGAGCTGGATTGCTTTTTCTGTAACTGAAGAGAATAAATGAAGACATTGGAGCAGATTCAGCCACTCTCACTTCTCCCCAGAACATCCCAGCGCTATGGAAGCAGCTCCTTCCATTCTAGGTTAGTAAAGGAGGTGGTGGGTTGGTGGCTAGATAAGCATCAACTCTTAGGAAGCCAGATTCAGACCAAGTTACCCTAGAAGATTATTTTCTATTCTTTGTGGGGGAGCAGATTTTTGGTTTTAAAAGTGCTAGCATCTGAGACCACCTGGGTACTTAATGCTGACATTTCCAACATGCAGATGCTTAGAAGCACAGTTCCAAGTAGGAATTCAGGTTCTGGCCATTAGTGGCACGTTCATTAGGATCCTTTTCCATATTTAACAGCAAGCGGACATTCCAAGACAAAGTTCTTCTATTGTGTGCCAACCTAAAGCACACAGCATTGTATGGATGCATGTACTTTACAATTCAAGATGATCTGAGCAGTTTCATGTAACAGAATGCAAGAGGAACCAGTAGGGTTAGGTAGCTGGGTGCTTAGAAATATGACCCAAGAGTCTTGCAATATTTCACCAGCAGATTATGGAGCTATAGCTCACGTAACAAAATTAACTTTCAGTCTGTCTTACTGTAACCCCATACTTCGGCAGAGATGGCTTAACTCATGTTTGCTTCACGAATGAGCCGCAATACTCCACAGATTCGTTAGTCTCATGTGTTTGGGTTGAGAATTCACTTGCAGCAGTCAAAAGCTCTTGTGAGCTGGGCTTGCACAGTACAAAGGGTGGAGGGAAGCTAAATGGCTTTCTTTAGTGTTCAAGTCACAACGTAGGTGCTTGGATCTAACAGTCCCCAATGGACCATGAAACATGGTTGTCTGCTGTAGCTATGTACTGTGAAGCTAGTGTGGAAATTAACAacccaatctttctttcttttttttggctTATAGAGAAGGCTCCACAGCCCTTGCTTCCTCCACTCTCCTTTCCTAGCCTACAGGAACATGCAAAACTGCCTCCTACTAGGTCAGGCCATTAGCTGCCTAGCTCTGTATGGTCAACACTGCCCAAAAGTGGCCCTTCAGGGTTTCAATCATAGTCTCTCCATGTCCTACCCAGAAATGCCAGGCTTtaaacctgggattttctgcacaCAGATAAACATGCTGTATCACCGATGTACattccctccttctcctgtgAGTGAGCAGTGGGGCAGGGATGTTGCACTGAACATAACAAATATTCCTCATACGAGTCGATAACCTTTATTTGATTTTGTCAGTAACACTCAATTTTATAAAATTAACGGGGATGGGGAAGTAGTAAAACAAAACAGTTATTTAACCAGACAACTATACCGAGCTcaaaagaaatacatttaaataaaacGGTCATATGAAAAGTTATGTGTTCATAAAAAAATAGATATTTTTACTCTTTGCAGCCAACCCAAAGTAGTTGTTCAAGGCATATTAATAAGATCGCAGCCCCTCAACCTATGCTAACACACACGTTTTGCTCAGGGGCTACGAGATTATAACATGAATGACCTCCCAAAGACTCTCCAGCCTCAGCCATTGTTGAGAAGAACTTAAAACATACTGTTCTCGTCAAAAAAAAGGCAGAACAGTGAGTAAGCACCCTGGTATCTTCCCACAAATGAAGGCATTTCCTAAAATGGAAGGGAGCAGAGTCATAATACAAGCTAAAATTACAGCCACTTCTATTTGAAGGCCTTGGTCTCTTCCAGATCGGACAAAGTAGATAAGGGAAGATGCTAGCATAGCTCCCTCACAAGGCTGGATATGGTCTCCATAGTTCTTTGTCAAACATGGAATAGCTTTTTGGAGATGTGTACCCCAGCAGGGTTCCATAACTCAACAGTGAAGCATAGGCAAACATTTCTCTGTAGGGCTTGCAATACTGTGGTGAACCTCAAAACATGTCAGCAGAACTGCTTGGACCGAAGCAGTGAAAGCTGAACTGGACTTGGGAGACTTGGCAGCGTTAGTTCTTAAGACAGCAAAGAGATCTCCCCTTTTCTAGCTGTTTAAATTCATTACATCCAGGATGATGCAAAGAACacctgtttttaaaaaccatctgCAGTCAGGAGTTTCGCAAGTCCTTTAGTTTCAGTTTCTGCCAACTCATGCGAGCCTCCTTTCTCAACTGTGCCCTTGCAGCAAACTCCCAGACGTTTGCTGAGCAATGGATGTTTGCAAATACAGAGCCCAGATCTTTCGTTCAGTAATAAGGCCCACGTTTCTCATACCCTGAGTAGCTGGGCCATTCAGGAAACAGGCCGTAGGAACACCGGGGGCTTCCAAACTGGTCAAAGGCAATCCCAAAGCCAGGTCCGCCCTGCGGCTGAGAAATCTCCCTGGCAGATTTGAGTTCTGACCGGATGATCCTGTAGTTGATGCCCTTGTTGCTGTCCCAATATACCTTGCCATCACATTCATAACACACAGCAAACTCTATTCTTTCATGGGGTTGAACTCTCTCTGGCAAGCTGACTTCGAAGGAGAACGTGTCCTTATCTGAACCTGCGTACGTGTCCTTAACATACTGGCATGGGTAGTCTGTGAAGGTTTTCCAGGTGTCAAATGTCACCCGGATCTTCACAGCCTTCTCAAATGCAAGATTCCTGACTTTCACGGTGCCGATGATGGCTTTATCTTTCAGCATGCAGTTTTCAAGGCAGACGTAGTCGGCTTGGAGGCGATTCCGGAAGTCCAAATAATCTGCAGAAGGCTGTACGAAATCCAAGACAAAGTCGTCTCTGTCCACGGTCGTCAGGCCCACAATATTGTCTATTAGTTCCGTGATATTAAACGGGATCTCCAACGGCTCATCAAACTGGGAGAACACTTTAACGACCGTGAGAGACAAGCCCCTGCTGTCCGCAAAGGAAACCCTCTTCTTCACCCGGTTGCTCTGCAGTGCTTTGACTTCCTCCCCCAGTTCGTTTAGCTCGGTGTGGCTGTTCAGATGGATGCAAGGCCGCAAAGGCGTCTTCGGCTTCGGAGCAATTTTGCAGGCAAAACTCTCCCTTCGCAAGTAGGGCGTGCGCAGGTAGACCTGCATGGCGACATCCACTGCCATTGTGGGCTTGTGAGGAAAGGAGTCCAATAttctgaagaagaaggaggaagaaaacaaagacTGATCAATAATCAGAGGGCCATTTCACATCTCATGCAGCTACAAAACCCAGGTTTTATATGCAAGGACTCTCCTATTGGATCTGACTaggcctatttagtccagcatcatcatcaacctttattacggtccagagaacCAACCCATTGTTACAAAGCaacacacaattcatacagcctacctccaggttaaacaagcattttgttcagaatatagggatcattggttcttgcaaccaccgataaaaactttgccactgctaatgttctagcgtttgtccggtcttccaataggaacctgacatagtgagcctctgattttcccgggaaaggtaccagcaagggtagtatcagttcagccccggcctgctcatattttgcacagtgcaacaaaatatgttttatggaatcaatgtcttgaccacacgagcaaagtctgtcctagtagggaactcctctcaacctgccatccaacactgcagaaggaaagacttttagtctggctttggtgaaaagccttcgataatttggtactgtcaggtttttaatgtaagatgttaacttaaagacatgcccatattgtactcctactgccagtggactacagacggcgtgtgatcgagatcgcaagtcactgtgtgcattatcccataatcccataaggttttctgccatttgctaaAAAAGcgacctctattggtctgtcacccccccaactgtattacctgggttatgaaggtgcCCTAAAGACGTTGAAGCAAATATTATGGGATAATGCAGCAttctgctcccacagtggccaaccaagtgcTTATGGGATAGCCACGAACGGGATGTGACCACAATGACATTCTCCCACATCAATAAATTATATGGTACTGTACTCCATCGTTTAACTATGAGTTGTTTAAAGTGATACTTCCTCTTAGCTGTCCTTAATCTCCCAAAAATCAGCTTCGTTGGTTGACCCTAGCTTCTAGTTTTCGACAGCATTCCAGAACCAATCCAGTTCTCCATGATACACACATCTTTGCAAAATGTGTTTGCCACATTCACAATTTATATCTTTAGCTCGATGGCATTGCTTCGGGGTTGTGTATTTGTTTTTGATGGGAGATTTAGCCTAAAAAGTTCAAAAACCTTAAACAGAGTTTTAAACTGCCTGAATCCACAGCCCTCACATGTAGAGCAATCCAAAGCATGCTTATTCAGAAGAAAGTCCTACAAATTTCAATCAGTTTGCTCCAAGGTACGTGCACATAGGATGGTAGCCTTAAGTCACCAAGTAAGTGATCTTGGCCAACGTCCTTGGTACAGAGAAACAGAAattccacaactgcctcatgcaGATTTAAAATTATGTAACGGAAGAGGTATATGGGTTGCATAATGAAAAGCATTCCAATCCGCATACCTGCAAACCAACAGATTTTGACTGCTTTTGCAATCAGCTGGCTTGGATGTATGTTCAGAAGAATGCAAATTATCAAACAGAGAAAACTGGATTCAAATCACATTTCCTACATCACCCCCCGTGATAATTTAGAACACGGTGGTACCACGGT is a genomic window of Podarcis muralis chromosome 17, rPodMur119.hap1.1, whole genome shotgun sequence containing:
- the PPP1R3B gene encoding protein phosphatase 1 regulatory subunit 3B isoform X1; the protein is MRILDSFPHKPTMAVDVAMQVYLRTPYLRRESFACKIAPKPKTPLRPCIHLNSHTELNELGEEVKALQSNRVKKRVSFADSRGLSLTVVKVFSQFDEPLEIPFNITELIDNIVGLTTVDRDDFVLDFVQPSADYLDFRNRLQADYVCLENCMLKDKAIIGTVKVRNLAFEKAVKIRVTFDTWKTFTDYPCQYVKDTYAGSDKDTFSFEVSLPERVQPHERIEFAVCYECDGKVYWDSNKGINYRIIRSELKSAREISQPQGGPGFGIAFDQFGSPRCSYGLFPEWPSYSGYEKRGPYY
- the PPP1R3B gene encoding protein phosphatase 1 regulatory subunit 3B isoform X2, which produces MAWAEEGGQGASAQGSGAELGRPVKPLQAREAGARPCGSRILDSFPHKPTMAVDVAMQVYLRTPYLRRESFACKIAPKPKTPLRPCIHLNSHTELNELGEEVKALQSNRVKKRVSFADSRGLSLTVVKVFSQFDEPLEIPFNITELIDNIVGLTTVDRDDFVLDFVQPSADYLDFRNRLQADYVCLENCMLKDKAIIGTVKVRNLAFEKAVKIRVTFDTWKTFTDYPCQYVKDTYAGSDKDTFSFEVSLPERVQPHERIEFAVCYECDGKVYWDSNKGINYRIIRSELKSAREISQPQGGPGFGIAFDQFGSPRCSYGLFPEWPSYSGYEKRGPYY